One genomic segment of Streptococcus salivarius includes these proteins:
- the pyrE gene encoding orotate phosphoribosyltransferase, translating into MTLASQIASDLLDIKAVYLKPEEPFTWASGIKSPIYTDNRITLSYPETRTLIENGFVEKIKEEFPEVEVIAGTATAGIPHGAIIADKMNLPFAYIRSKPKDHGAGNQIEGRVVKGEKMVVVEDLISTGGSVLDAVAAAEREGADVIGVVAIFTYELPKAEKNFADAGVKLVTLSNYTELIKVAKVQGYITVDGLQLLKKFKENQETWQD; encoded by the coding sequence ATGACATTAGCATCACAAATCGCATCTGACTTGCTTGATATCAAGGCTGTTTACCTTAAACCCGAAGAACCATTTACATGGGCATCAGGAATCAAATCACCAATCTACACAGACAACCGTATTACTTTGTCTTATCCAGAAACTCGTACACTTATCGAAAATGGTTTTGTGGAAAAGATTAAGGAAGAATTCCCTGAAGTAGAAGTGATTGCAGGTACTGCAACTGCTGGTATTCCTCACGGTGCGATTATCGCTGACAAGATGAACCTTCCATTTGCCTACATTCGTAGCAAACCAAAAGATCACGGTGCAGGTAACCAAATCGAAGGTCGTGTGGTTAAAGGCGAAAAAATGGTTGTTGTTGAAGACTTGATTTCGACTGGTGGTTCAGTACTTGATGCTGTAGCAGCTGCAGAGCGTGAAGGGGCTGATGTTATCGGTGTTGTGGCTATCTTCACTTACGAATTGCCAAAAGCTGAGAAAAACTTTGCAGATGCTGGTGTGAAATTGGTTACTCTTTCAAACTACACTGAGTTGATCAAGGTTGCTAAAGTTCAAGGCTACATTACAGTAGATGGACTTCAACTTTTGAAGAAATTCAAAGAAAATCAAGAAACTTGGCAAGACTAA
- the pyrF gene encoding orotidine-5'-phosphate decarboxylase: protein MRENRPVIALDFPTFEDVKAFLAKFPAGEKLYVKIGMELYYAAGPEIVRYVKELGHSVFLDLKLHDIPNTVKSAMRVLSNLGVDMTNVHAAGGVEMMKAAREGLGDGPILIAVTQLTSTSEEQMRDFQNIQTTLQESVVHYAKKTAEAGLDGVVCSAHEVAKIKEATNKDFVCLTPGIRPAGAAVGDQKRVMTPADARQIGSDYIVVGRPITQADDPVAAYHDIKAQWNGQ, encoded by the coding sequence ATGAGAGAAAATCGTCCTGTTATTGCCCTTGATTTCCCTACTTTTGAGGATGTGAAGGCTTTCCTTGCTAAGTTTCCCGCTGGTGAAAAGCTCTATGTGAAGATTGGTATGGAACTTTACTATGCAGCTGGGCCTGAGATTGTGCGCTACGTTAAAGAGCTTGGCCATAGTGTTTTCCTTGACCTTAAGCTTCACGATATTCCAAATACTGTGAAATCAGCTATGCGTGTCTTGTCTAACCTTGGCGTTGATATGACTAATGTGCATGCGGCTGGTGGTGTGGAAATGATGAAGGCTGCGCGTGAAGGCTTGGGAGATGGTCCAATCTTGATTGCTGTAACACAGTTGACCTCTACCTCTGAAGAGCAGATGCGTGATTTTCAAAATATCCAAACCACACTTCAAGAATCAGTGGTTCATTATGCAAAGAAGACTGCTGAAGCAGGTCTTGATGGTGTTGTCTGCTCAGCACACGAAGTAGCGAAAATCAAAGAAGCAACAAATAAAGATTTCGTTTGTTTGACACCTGGTATCCGTCCAGCAGGAGCAGCAGTTGGTGACCAAAAACGTGTCATGACACCTGCCGATGCCCGTCAAATTGGTTCAGATTACATTGTTGTAGGTCGTCCAATTACACAAGCTGACGATCCAGTAGCTGCTTATCACGACATCAAGGCCCAATGGAACGGTCAATAA
- the mnmE gene encoding tRNA uridine-5-carboxymethylaminomethyl(34) synthesis GTPase MnmE: MSITKEFDTITAISTPLGEGAIGIVRLSGTDAVAIANKVFKGKNLETVASHTINYGHIVENDETIDEVMVSVMRAPKTFTREDVVEINTHGGVAVTNEILQLLIRSGARMAEPGEFTKRAFLNGRVDLTQAEAVMDLIRAKTDKAMAVAVSQLDGSLKHLINNTRQEILNTLAQVEVNIDYPEYDDVEEVTTNLVREKTQEFQALLENLLATAKRGKILREGLSTAIIGRPNVGKSSLLNNLLREEKAIVTDIEGTTRDVIEEYVNIKGVPLKLIDTAGIRDTDDVVEKIGVERSKKALEEADLVLLVLNSSEPLTEQDRTLLEISQNSNRIILLNKTDLPQAIQMEELPEDVIPISVLKNENIDKIEDRINQLFFDNAGLVEKDATYLSNARHISLIEKALESLEAVNQGLELGMPVDLLQVDMTRTWEILGEITGDAAPDELITQLFSQFCLGK, translated from the coding sequence ATGTCAATTACCAAAGAATTTGATACGATTACTGCAATTTCAACACCTTTAGGTGAAGGTGCTATCGGTATCGTTCGCCTATCTGGAACCGATGCAGTTGCTATTGCTAATAAGGTTTTCAAAGGAAAAAATTTAGAAACGGTCGCTTCACATACTATCAATTACGGTCATATCGTGGAAAATGATGAAACCATTGATGAAGTCATGGTCAGTGTTATGCGTGCACCAAAGACCTTTACGCGTGAGGATGTCGTGGAAATCAACACCCATGGTGGTGTCGCTGTAACCAATGAAATCCTTCAACTCCTTATCCGTTCTGGTGCTCGTATGGCCGAACCTGGAGAATTTACTAAACGTGCCTTCTTGAATGGTCGTGTGGACTTGACCCAGGCTGAAGCTGTCATGGACTTGATTCGTGCTAAGACTGATAAGGCTATGGCCGTTGCCGTTTCTCAACTTGATGGTTCGCTCAAGCATCTCATTAACAACACTCGCCAAGAAATCCTTAACACTTTAGCTCAAGTCGAAGTGAATATTGATTATCCAGAGTATGATGATGTTGAAGAAGTTACTACAAATCTTGTCCGTGAAAAGACTCAAGAATTCCAAGCACTTCTAGAAAATCTTTTGGCTACTGCCAAACGAGGAAAAATCCTACGAGAAGGTCTTTCAACAGCAATCATTGGTCGACCAAATGTCGGAAAATCTAGTCTTCTTAACAATCTCCTACGTGAGGAGAAGGCTATCGTTACAGACATTGAGGGTACAACACGTGATGTCATTGAAGAATACGTTAATATCAAAGGCGTTCCACTTAAGTTAATTGATACCGCAGGTATCCGTGACACAGATGATGTTGTTGAAAAGATTGGTGTGGAACGTTCTAAGAAAGCTCTCGAAGAGGCTGACCTGGTTCTTCTTGTCCTTAATAGCTCGGAACCGTTAACTGAGCAAGACCGTACATTACTCGAAATCAGCCAAAATAGCAATCGTATCATTCTCCTAAATAAGACAGACCTTCCACAAGCAATCCAAATGGAAGAGCTTCCTGAAGATGTTATCCCAATTTCAGTCCTCAAGAATGAAAACATTGACAAAATTGAAGATCGTATCAATCAGCTCTTCTTTGATAATGCTGGTCTAGTGGAGAAAGATGCTACTTATCTCTCAAATGCCCGTCACATTTCACTCATTGAAAAAGCCCTCGAAAGCCTTGAAGCAGTCAATCAAGGTCTTGAATTAGGCATGCCTGTTGACCTCCTACAGGTTGATATGACACGCACTTGGGAAATTCTGGGAGAAATTACTGGTGACGCTGCCCCAGATGAACTCATTACACAACTCTTTAGCCAGTTCTGTCTAGGAAAATAA
- a CDS encoding transporter substrate-binding domain-containing protein → MKKRFFAVFSLILAAVFLVACSSQSTGEKNWEKIEKRGSIKVATAGTLYPQTYHDDKNNLTGYDVEILKEVGKRLKLKIDFTEMGVDGMLTAVNSGQVDIANYSLEDDNKNVKKFLRSEPYKYSFTSMVVRESDNSGISSWKDLKGKKAAGAASTKYMKIAKKMGAELVVYDNVTNDVYMQDLVNGRTDVIVNDYYLQKMAVAAIKDKYPVKINDGIYSNPYSTSFTFSLKNKTLQEKVNKAIKDMKKDGTLTKISEKFFAGQDVTKKTKVDYTEIDISDVE, encoded by the coding sequence ATGAAAAAGAGATTTTTCGCCGTATTTAGCCTAATTTTGGCTGCGGTCTTTTTGGTTGCCTGCTCGTCACAGAGTACAGGTGAGAAGAACTGGGAAAAGATTGAGAAACGTGGGAGCATCAAGGTTGCGACTGCTGGAACACTTTACCCACAAACCTACCACGATGATAAGAATAATCTGACTGGTTATGACGTTGAGATTCTCAAAGAAGTTGGAAAACGTCTTAAGTTGAAAATTGACTTCACGGAGATGGGCGTGGATGGCATGCTTACTGCTGTAAATAGTGGTCAAGTCGATATCGCTAACTACTCACTCGAAGATGACAACAAGAACGTTAAAAAATTCTTGCGCTCTGAACCATACAAGTATTCATTCACTTCTATGGTAGTTCGTGAATCAGATAATTCAGGAATTTCTTCATGGAAGGACCTCAAAGGCAAGAAAGCAGCCGGTGCTGCAAGTACCAAGTACATGAAGATTGCCAAAAAAATGGGTGCTGAACTCGTCGTATATGACAATGTTACCAATGACGTTTATATGCAAGACTTGGTAAATGGTCGTACAGACGTTATCGTCAACGATTACTACTTGCAAAAGATGGCAGTAGCTGCTATCAAAGATAAGTACCCTGTTAAGATCAACGACGGCATCTACAGTAACCCTTACTCAACAAGCTTTACTTTCTCATTGAAGAATAAAACCCTTCAAGAAAAAGTTAATAAAGCTATCAAAGACATGAAGAAAGATGGTACCCTTACCAAGATTTCAGAGAAGTTCTTTGCTGGTCAAGACGTTACAAAGAAAACCAAAGTTGACTACACTGAGATTGATATCTCTGATGTTGAATAA
- a CDS encoding dihydroorotate dehydrogenase electron transfer subunit: MILVEDLTIVSQREIAPRIFEMVLKGEMVADMQVGQFVHLKVPDPSKLLRRPISISEIDYDKKEATIVYRVEREGTAILSKMVAGQAIDTMGPQGNGFDISVIEAGQKALLVGGGIGVPPLVETAKQLKAKGVEVVSVIGFANKDAVILEDKLRACGDVYVTTDDGSYGIKGYVSTVIDGFDWTPDAVYSCGAPGMLKYVDSKFENHPHAYVSMEARMACGMGACYACVVHVKGESDAKNLRVCKEGPVFPTGKVIV; encoded by the coding sequence ATGATATTAGTTGAAGATTTAACCATTGTGAGTCAGCGTGAGATTGCACCTCGTATTTTCGAGATGGTGCTTAAGGGAGAGATGGTTGCGGATATGCAGGTTGGACAGTTCGTTCATCTCAAGGTACCAGACCCAAGTAAGCTCCTTCGTCGTCCGATTTCCATTTCAGAGATTGACTACGACAAGAAAGAGGCAACCATTGTCTATCGAGTGGAACGCGAGGGAACAGCTATTCTGTCTAAGATGGTAGCTGGGCAAGCCATCGATACCATGGGCCCTCAGGGAAATGGTTTTGATATTTCCGTCATTGAGGCTGGGCAGAAAGCCCTCCTAGTTGGTGGTGGTATCGGTGTGCCGCCTTTGGTTGAGACAGCTAAGCAGTTGAAGGCTAAAGGTGTGGAAGTTGTATCGGTGATTGGTTTTGCCAATAAGGATGCCGTCATCTTGGAGGACAAGCTCAGAGCTTGTGGAGATGTCTATGTGACGACCGATGACGGTTCATATGGTATCAAGGGTTACGTTTCAACAGTTATTGATGGTTTCGACTGGACACCAGATGCCGTATACAGTTGCGGAGCTCCGGGCATGCTTAAATATGTCGATAGCAAGTTTGAAAATCATCCTCATGCCTATGTTTCTATGGAAGCTCGTATGGCTTGTGGTATGGGAGCTTGCTATGCCTGTGTGGTTCACGTTAAAGGAGAGTCGGACGCCAAAAATCTTCGTGTTTGCAAAGAAGGGCCAGTCTTCCCTACTGGAAAAGTCATCGTCTAG
- a CDS encoding TraX family protein, with amino-acid sequence MNDIKKICNATNLKYLAVALMFLDQIYQMFGSMGAPIWLTMLGRLSFPIFLFLAADSFHYTHDRMAFLRRLLYMSWFMIIGNAIIGSIFHNGSIGLTNNAFSTFFITGIFIYSWDLLFKGLRDKSYRELIQGMGVFLLPILSAIPVAVLGGIFETPNGNPFVAHSVAFLLSLVPSVIMVEGGFVMVILGLLFYIFRTNRMAQIIVLAVISVIAHLFDPTGVQWMMIFAAIPMYFYNGKRGSGNKNFFYIFYPAHIYLLWILASLFR; translated from the coding sequence ATGAACGATATTAAAAAGATATGCAATGCGACTAATTTGAAATACCTGGCTGTTGCACTTATGTTTTTGGACCAAATCTATCAGATGTTCGGGAGTATGGGGGCACCTATATGGTTGACGATGTTGGGACGTCTGTCTTTCCCAATTTTCCTCTTTCTTGCTGCTGATAGTTTTCACTACACACACGATCGTATGGCTTTTCTCAGGCGTCTGCTTTACATGAGTTGGTTTATGATCATTGGCAACGCCATCATTGGTAGTATTTTTCATAATGGTAGTATCGGTTTAACCAACAATGCCTTTTCAACCTTCTTTATCACCGGGATTTTTATTTACTCTTGGGATTTGTTGTTTAAGGGACTTCGTGACAAGTCTTATAGGGAATTGATTCAGGGGATGGGTGTCTTTCTCTTGCCAATCCTTTCAGCAATTCCAGTTGCTGTACTAGGGGGGATTTTTGAAACGCCTAACGGAAATCCATTTGTGGCTCATAGTGTGGCTTTTCTCTTGTCTCTGGTACCAAGTGTTATCATGGTTGAGGGTGGCTTTGTGATGGTTATTCTTGGTTTACTATTCTATATTTTCCGTACCAATCGCATGGCTCAAATCATTGTCTTAGCTGTTATTTCAGTGATTGCCCATCTCTTTGATCCGACGGGTGTGCAATGGATGATGATTTTTGCTGCGATTCCTATGTATTTTTATAATGGTAAGCGTGGTAGTGGTAACAAGAATTTCTTCTATATTTTCTACCCAGCTCATATTTATCTCTTGTGGATCCTAGCAAGTTTGTTTAGATAA
- a CDS encoding AraC family transcriptional regulator, which translates to MVLSYDFERFAMSQATTDTDLKHLIDFDDNLLPFRLTETKVENGRPDILFHWHPELEIQYVYEGTARYHIDYDYFDSQAGDIFLIRPNGLHSIHPVDNQPHHTDTLHFHLDMLGQSLVDPLSLRYLQPLQNSNFKFKQCLRPSDEGYREIKALLFEIFKMIRQKDRHYELLLKSKLEELIYLLYFYRLVERKTSDDHYRKNEKIREIIDYINQHYSENLTIEKLSELMGYSKTHFMTIFKQHTGTSCTEFIIQARVNAACEELRNSVKPVLEIATNVGFNNLSNFNSQFKHYYDQTPSQYRKTHSNKKKTKKS; encoded by the coding sequence ATGGTACTATCCTATGATTTTGAAAGGTTTGCCATGAGTCAAGCAACTACTGATACTGATTTAAAACATTTGATAGACTTTGACGATAATCTGCTTCCATTTCGATTGACGGAAACCAAGGTTGAAAATGGGCGCCCTGATATTCTTTTTCATTGGCATCCTGAGCTTGAGATTCAATATGTTTATGAGGGGACTGCTCGTTATCATATTGATTATGACTATTTTGATAGTCAGGCTGGAGATATCTTTTTAATACGTCCGAATGGCCTTCATTCGATTCACCCCGTAGATAATCAGCCTCATCATACGGACACCCTACATTTTCATTTGGATATGTTGGGGCAGTCGCTGGTGGATCCGCTTAGTCTACGCTACCTACAGCCTTTACAGAATTCTAATTTCAAGTTTAAACAATGCCTGAGACCGTCAGACGAGGGGTATAGGGAAATCAAAGCTCTCCTCTTTGAGATTTTTAAGATGATTCGTCAGAAAGATCGTCACTATGAACTTCTTCTCAAGTCAAAACTTGAAGAATTAATCTACCTCCTCTACTTCTATCGTTTGGTAGAGCGAAAAACTTCTGATGATCATTATCGTAAGAATGAAAAGATTCGGGAAATCATTGATTACATTAACCAACATTATTCCGAAAATCTCACGATTGAAAAGTTATCAGAGCTTATGGGGTATAGTAAGACCCACTTTATGACGATTTTTAAGCAACATACAGGTACCTCTTGTACAGAATTTATCATTCAGGCAAGAGTCAATGCTGCCTGCGAGGAGCTTCGTAATAGCGTTAAACCAGTTTTGGAAATTGCTACTAATGTTGGTTTTAATAACCTATCCAATTTCAACAGCCAATTTAAACACTATTACGACCAAACACCAAGCCAGTATCGAAAAACACATAGCAACAAGAAGAAAACAAAAAAGAGTTAG
- a CDS encoding dihydroorotate dehydrogenase: MSEIKSENRLAISLPGLDLKNPIIPASGCFGFGQEYAKYYDLDKLGSIMIKATTANPRFGNPTPRVAETPSGMLNAIGLQNPGVDAVLSEKLPWLQEHYPELPIIANVAGFSNEEYAEVSHKISKASNVKAIELNISCPNVDHGNNGLLIGQVPELAYAAVKASVSHSDVPVYVKLTPSVADITSVAKAVEDAGATGFTMINTLVGTRYDLATRKPIIANGQGGMSGPAVFPVALKLIRQVALASDLPIIGMGGVDSAEAAIEMFIAGASAIGVGTANFADPYACPKIIDRLPEVMDKYGITTLEDLREEVRTDLLGK; this comes from the coding sequence ATGTCAGAGATTAAATCAGAAAATCGTTTAGCTATTAGCCTTCCAGGGCTCGACTTGAAAAATCCTATTATCCCCGCCTCAGGTTGCTTTGGTTTTGGTCAAGAGTATGCCAAGTATTATGATTTGGACAAACTAGGTTCTATCATGATTAAGGCTACGACCGCCAACCCTCGTTTTGGGAATCCAACACCCCGTGTGGCTGAGACACCATCAGGCATGCTTAATGCCATTGGCTTGCAAAATCCAGGTGTTGATGCTGTCTTGTCTGAAAAACTCCCTTGGTTGCAAGAGCATTATCCAGAGCTTCCAATCATTGCCAATGTGGCTGGATTTTCAAACGAAGAATATGCGGAAGTTTCTCACAAGATTTCCAAAGCTAGCAACGTCAAGGCTATCGAGCTCAATATTTCCTGTCCAAACGTAGACCATGGTAATAACGGCCTTCTCATTGGACAAGTTCCAGAGCTTGCCTATGCGGCAGTAAAAGCCAGCGTCTCTCACTCTGATGTGCCCGTCTATGTCAAACTGACACCGAGCGTGGCTGATATCACAAGTGTCGCCAAGGCAGTCGAAGATGCCGGTGCGACTGGTTTCACCATGATTAACACCTTGGTCGGAACACGCTATGACTTGGCTACTCGCAAACCTATCATTGCCAACGGTCAAGGTGGCATGTCGGGGCCAGCCGTATTTCCAGTAGCCCTTAAACTTATCCGCCAAGTTGCTCTAGCTTCAGACCTTCCAATCATCGGTATGGGTGGCGTTGACAGTGCCGAAGCGGCTATCGAAATGTTCATCGCTGGTGCCTCAGCCATCGGTGTCGGAACAGCCAACTTCGCAGATCCATATGCCTGCCCTAAAATCATCGACCGACTCCCTGAAGTCATGGACAAGTACGGCATCACAACACTTGAAGACTTACGTGAGGAAGTTCGAACAGACTTGTTGGGGAAATAG
- a CDS encoding DJ-1 family glyoxalase III, which yields MTKVAVVFAEGFEEIEALSPVDVFRRAGFDCNMLGLESASVTGSHGIQVAMDGVFDGNFADYDLVVLPGGMPGSTNLRDNQDLIASLQEAAKAGKYVVAICAAPIVLERAGLLEGRKFTCFPGVEDQIASGEHQTDLVVVDGNIVTSRGAGTALAFAYALVDLLGGDGQQLAHTMVYDRLFQ from the coding sequence ATGACAAAAGTAGCAGTAGTATTTGCGGAAGGTTTTGAAGAAATCGAGGCCTTGAGCCCAGTGGATGTCTTCCGCCGAGCAGGATTTGACTGTAACATGCTAGGACTTGAAAGTGCGTCAGTAACTGGCTCACATGGGATTCAAGTCGCTATGGATGGTGTATTTGATGGTAATTTTGCGGATTACGACTTGGTGGTTCTTCCTGGAGGTATGCCTGGCTCAACTAATCTACGCGACAATCAGGACTTGATTGCCTCTCTTCAAGAGGCTGCAAAAGCTGGAAAATATGTTGTTGCCATTTGTGCAGCACCAATTGTTCTCGAACGTGCTGGCTTGCTCGAAGGGCGTAAATTCACATGTTTCCCAGGTGTTGAGGACCAAATTGCATCTGGCGAGCATCAAACTGACTTGGTGGTTGTTGATGGCAATATTGTCACTAGCCGTGGTGCCGGAACAGCCCTAGCCTTTGCCTACGCCTTGGTTGATTTGTTGGGTGGCGATGGTCAACAGTTGGCTCATACTATGGTTTACGACAGATTGTTCCAATAA
- a CDS encoding amino acid ABC transporter permease has protein sequence MIIDFSLILKSIPYVLSGLPYTLGISLLSFMVGNVFAIILAFMRMSQKPWLKYPARVYISIMRGVPMLVVLFILYFGLPYVGVQLPALLCAFIGFLCVSAAYMAEIFRSSIAAVDKGQWEAARSLGLPQKSIIRRIILPQAMRIAVAPLGNVIIDMVKSSSLAAMITVPDIFQNAKIIGGREYDYMSMYILIALIYWTLSFTLELLQGYLEKRLATY, from the coding sequence ATGATTATTGATTTTTCACTGATTCTAAAAAGCATTCCCTATGTTCTATCAGGTTTGCCCTATACATTGGGGATCTCCCTTTTAAGCTTTATGGTGGGGAATGTATTTGCCATCATCCTTGCCTTTATGCGGATGTCGCAAAAACCTTGGTTGAAGTATCCTGCCCGTGTTTATATTTCCATCATGCGTGGCGTCCCTATGTTGGTCGTGCTCTTCATTCTTTACTTTGGTCTGCCTTACGTTGGTGTTCAGCTGCCCGCCCTTCTTTGTGCCTTTATTGGTTTCTTATGTGTTAGTGCTGCTTATATGGCAGAGATTTTTCGTTCATCCATAGCTGCCGTAGATAAGGGGCAGTGGGAAGCCGCTCGCTCTCTTGGTCTTCCGCAGAAGTCTATTATCCGTCGGATTATCTTACCTCAGGCCATGCGTATAGCAGTAGCACCACTTGGTAATGTCATTATCGACATGGTAAAGAGTTCCTCGTTGGCGGCTATGATTACAGTGCCTGACATTTTCCAAAACGCTAAGATTATCGGTGGGCGTGAGTATGACTACATGTCCATGTATATCCTAATCGCCCTTATTTACTGGACTTTGAGCTTTACTCTTGAACTGCTTCAAGGTTATCTTGAAAAACGTTTAGCTACCTATTGA
- the nt5e gene encoding cell surface ecto-5'-nucleotidase Nt5e — protein MKKKTVVATTVSTLLVSTAILANAVHADEVETHATITAPSTEVVATEATTNATSTVATTASSESAAPVASSTSVVTASTAETSETPAATASETATVAATPTTEVVTNASTSASNDTVTVLHTNDVHGRMVEDDRNGVIGDALLSGIVNDSRSKGTTLVFDSGDSFQGLPISNSSKGEDMASVMNAVGFDAMTVGNHEFDFGLDQLRRLSKQINFPIITSNVYVDGVRLFQPSTIVDKTPGVDGDEVVVIGVTTPETATKTHPRNIPGVSFTDPITEVKAVVDQVESNARAEGKEYKTYVVLSHLGIDTTTPVEWRGSTLAEALSNYAPLKGKRVLVLDGHSHTLHTATYGDNVTYNQTGSYLNNVGRVVYNSDRVLSHGVISHDEAKKNYQVNPTVKAMIDDIQTKYKAGSSKVVIENSPVKLSGDRMDVRVRETNLGNVVADALLDYGQSAFTHKSNLAVTNGGGLRETIAKDKPITKGDIIAVLPFGNSVAQIQVTGQNIHDMFVKSLGSILQVDESGKTVLDENGQPLLEPSGGFLQVSGARVYYDTTLPAEKRILSIDILDPETGVYKPLNTNETYYLVTNDFLAAGGDGFTMLGGPREEGPSMDTVFADYLTRADLSKYAVINPNSRTISISSADFAALNKKENVADPTLNPLKPVTPSTITKDLETSKPVVSKVVTTPNGKVFFISTRSEALKETEKVTEASAQTEILPTTGDKGSHAGLLGLGMLLTLFGLSGKHKGKEKN, from the coding sequence ATGAAGAAGAAAACAGTCGTTGCAACGACCGTATCAACCCTACTTGTCTCAACTGCCATCTTGGCCAATGCTGTCCATGCTGACGAGGTAGAAACTCATGCAACTATAACAGCACCAAGCACTGAAGTAGTAGCTACAGAGGCAACTACCAATGCGACATCTACTGTAGCAACAACTGCATCTAGCGAGTCTGCAGCACCAGTAGCTAGTTCAACATCAGTTGTTACTGCTTCAACAGCTGAAACAAGCGAAACACCCGCTGCTACAGCAAGTGAAACTGCAACTGTAGCAGCAACTCCTACAACAGAAGTCGTGACAAATGCTAGCACAAGTGCCAGCAACGACACTGTAACTGTCCTTCACACCAACGATGTTCATGGTCGTATGGTTGAAGATGATCGTAACGGGGTTATTGGTGATGCTCTTTTGTCTGGTATCGTAAATGATTCTCGTTCAAAAGGAACAACTCTTGTCTTTGACTCTGGGGACTCATTCCAAGGTCTTCCGATTTCAAACAGTTCTAAGGGTGAAGACATGGCAAGCGTCATGAATGCTGTTGGTTTTGATGCCATGACAGTGGGTAACCATGAATTTGACTTTGGTCTCGACCAATTGCGTCGTTTGAGCAAACAAATCAATTTCCCAATCATCACATCTAACGTATATGTAGATGGCGTCCGTCTTTTCCAACCATCTACAATCGTTGACAAAACACCTGGTGTTGATGGAGATGAAGTAGTCGTTATTGGTGTCACTACACCTGAGACAGCTACTAAGACACACCCACGTAATATCCCTGGTGTCTCTTTCACTGATCCTATTACTGAAGTTAAGGCTGTTGTTGACCAAGTGGAATCAAATGCCCGTGCCGAAGGTAAGGAATACAAGACTTATGTTGTCCTTAGTCACTTGGGGATTGATACAACAACTCCAGTTGAATGGCGTGGATCAACTTTGGCAGAAGCTCTTTCAAATTATGCACCTTTGAAAGGAAAACGTGTTCTTGTCCTTGATGGTCACTCACACACTCTTCACACAGCGACATACGGCGATAACGTTACTTACAACCAAACTGGTAGCTACCTTAACAATGTTGGCCGCGTCGTTTATAATTCTGACCGTGTCTTGTCACATGGTGTGATCTCACACGACGAAGCTAAGAAAAATTATCAAGTTAACCCAACAGTTAAAGCTATGATTGATGATATCCAAACTAAGTACAAGGCGGGTTCCTCAAAAGTCGTTATTGAAAATAGCCCAGTTAAACTTAGCGGTGACCGTATGGACGTTCGTGTTCGCGAAACTAACCTTGGTAATGTGGTCGCCGATGCTCTCTTAGATTACGGACAATCAGCCTTCACACACAAGTCTAACCTTGCCGTGACAAATGGTGGTGGTCTTCGTGAAACAATCGCCAAAGACAAACCAATCACTAAAGGTGATATCATTGCCGTTCTTCCATTTGGTAACTCAGTTGCTCAAATTCAAGTAACAGGTCAAAATATCCATGATATGTTTGTCAAATCTCTTGGTTCTATTCTCCAAGTTGACGAAAGTGGTAAAACTGTTCTGGACGAAAATGGCCAACCTCTTCTTGAACCATCTGGTGGTTTCCTTCAAGTCTCAGGAGCTCGTGTTTACTATGACACAACTCTTCCAGCTGAAAAACGTATCTTGTCAATTGACATTTTGGACCCAGAAACTGGTGTCTATAAACCACTTAACACTAACGAAACTTACTATCTTGTAACCAACGACTTCTTGGCTGCTGGTGGTGATGGCTTCACTATGCTAGGTGGTCCTCGTGAAGAAGGTCCTTCAATGGACACAGTCTTTGCTGATTACTTGACACGTGCAGACCTTTCTAAGTATGCCGTTATCAATCCAAACTCACGTACCATTTCAATTTCAAGTGCTGATTTTGCTGCCTTGAACAAAAAAGAAAATGTAGCAGACCCTACACTTAATCCATTGAAACCAGTCACTCCATCAACTATTACTAAAGATTTAGAAACTAGCAAACCAGTGGTGTCTAAAGTAGTGACAACGCCTAATGGAAAAGTATTCTTCATTTCAACAAGAAGCGAAGCACTTAAAGAAACTGAAAAAGTGACAGAAGCTTCTGCCCAAACTGAAATCCTTCCTACAACAGGTGACAAGGGCTCACACGCAGGTCTCCTCGGACTTGGTATGTTGCTCACTCTCTTTGGACTTAGTGGTAAACACAAAGGCAAAGAGAAAAACTAA